Proteins found in one Deltaproteobacteria bacterium genomic segment:
- the rdgB gene encoding RdgB/HAM1 family non-canonical purine NTP pyrophosphatase, whose product MKLLVATSNAGKLVEIREIVAGIALELISLRDLRLPPPAETGDTFHANAAQKATISARQSGLWTLADDSGLCVEALGGAPGVHSARYAPTDQERRAKLLHALQGVPEEKRGAHFFCAVALSPPDGERILRAEGRVDGSIAFSERGANGFGYDPIFLPAETPGHTLAELGSAEKNRLSHRGRALQRLRPVLERLARDRTV is encoded by the coding sequence GTGAAGCTCCTGGTCGCGACGTCGAACGCAGGCAAGCTGGTCGAGATCCGCGAGATCGTCGCCGGAATCGCGCTCGAGCTGATCTCGCTGCGGGACCTCCGGCTGCCGCCGCCGGCCGAGACGGGCGATACGTTCCACGCCAACGCCGCGCAGAAGGCGACGATCTCCGCGCGCCAGAGCGGTCTGTGGACGCTCGCCGACGACAGCGGGCTCTGCGTGGAGGCGCTCGGTGGCGCGCCGGGAGTCCACAGCGCGCGATACGCTCCCACGGACCAGGAGCGCCGGGCGAAGCTGCTCCACGCGCTTCAGGGCGTGCCCGAGGAGAAACGCGGCGCGCATTTCTTCTGCGCGGTGGCGCTCAGCCCTCCGGATGGCGAGCGGATCCTGCGGGCCGAAGGGCGGGTGGATGGAAGCATCGCGTTTTCGGAGCGCGGTGCGAACGGGTTTGGGTACGACCCCATCTTCCTGCCGGCGGAAACGCCTGGCCACACGCTGGCGGAGCTCGGATCCGCGGAGAAGAATCGCCTGTCACATCGCGGACGTGCGCTGCAACGGCTGCGGCCGGTCCTGGAGCGGCTGGCACGCGACCGCACCGTGTGA